The sequence TTCATAAAGGAAATTCGCTTACAATAGCAACAAACGAAAACGGAGAACTATTGTTTTGCAGCGAAACAATCACCTCTATTTTAGGTTATCATCCTGATGATGTTATGGCGCTGGAATTTTGGAAAGTTACCGAAGATTCAGAATTCAATAAAGATAATTATTACAAAAACTATATTGACAACAAGTTATATATCAGAAAATTAAAAAGTAAAAACGGCGAATACAAATACATACAGTGGAAAGACAAAAAATTTTCTAAAGATCTAATTATCAGTATCGGACAAGACGTTACAGAACAAATTATCGTTCAAGATCAGTACAAAAACCTGATTCAGACTGCTACTGACATTATTTTTGAAATCAGTATTAACGGCCATTTTACTTTCTTAAATGAATTTGGCTATTCGATTTTAGGATATACCGAAAACGAAGTCATAATGCAGCATTATTCAAATTTCATACATGAAGATTACATTCGAAATGCTGTTGATTTTTATGAGAATTTAGAGAAAAACGAGCTTAATTATCCCACAATAGAAATTCCGATTTTGAAGAAAAACGGAGAAGAATTATGGATTTCTCAAAAAGTTATTGTTCGCAAAAATGATTTAGGAACCACTGTAGGTTTTGCCGGAATTGCAAGAGATATTACCGAATTAAAAAATGTCGAAAACGAGAAAAAAAGACGTTTAGAAAAAATCGAATCGTATAATAATTCCACCAAAAAACTTTCTACAACAAACTTTACCGATTACGACAACATGCAAACCGTGATCGATTATGTAATCAAAGAGGCCGCTTTAGTATCAAATGCCAATAGAGTAAGTTTTTGGAGGTTTTCAAATGACGTTATTACCTGTAAAAATTTATTTAGTCGCGACGATCAAACTTTGAGCGACAAAAACATTCTCGATAAAGAATCGTATCCAATTTATTTTGAAACGCTTAAAAATAAAGCTATTATAAATGCTCCTGATGTTTTTGACAAACTAGAAACATCAGAATTTCAAGAAGGTTATTTCACGAAAAACAAAATAAAATCAATGCTTGATGTTCCAATTTTCCTTAACGGACAATTGGCAGGAGTTGCTTGCTTTGAAAGTACAGGCGAAAAAAGAGAATGGGACAATGAAGACATCAATTATGCCAAAACGATTTCAGATGTAATTTCATTAGCCATTTCTTCACAAATGAGGCTTAAAGCTGAGAAAAAACTAGAACTTAAAACCGATTTGCTATCTGCAATGGCACTTTGTACCGAAAAGTTTTTATCGAGCAAAGGGCCACAAAAAATGTTTCAGGAAACTTATGATATTATTGGAAAAGCATCAAAAGCCGATCATATTTTTTATTATGAAAAAGATTTTGAAACCAATACCATCAGCCAGCAATATAAATGGTCAAGAGAAGGCGTTGTTCACCAAATAACAGAACTTCAAAGATTTACAGATGAAAATCTGAAAGAGATTATTTTTCATTCACAAAGCAAAAGGGTTTTAAGCATGTTGACCAAAAATCTTGAAGAAACATTTTTCAAGAAATTGCTTGTTGCAAATGACATTAAATCAATTTTAATCCTTCCAATATTTTCAAATGATGTCTTTTCTGGTTTTATTGGTTTTGATGATTGCACAAAAGAAAGAAGATGGACTGATGATGAAATTTACATCTATCAAACATTAGCCAATAATATTTCCGCGGCTTTAGACCGACATCGAAATCAGGCTAAAATCAAGGAAAGTGAAGATGCAATTAAAGCCAAAGAACTTGCCGAAGCAGCAAATAAATCAAAATCTGATTTCTTGGCCAATATGTCGCACGAAATCCGAACTCCGTTGAATGGAATCATTGGATTTACGCATTTGCTGATGAAAACCAATCTTGAAGAAATTCAGGAAAAATACATGACAACCATTAATCAATCGGCACATTCGCTGCTTGAAATTATAAATGACATTCTTGATTTCTCAAAAATTGAAGCTGGAAAACTGGAACTTTATATTGATTTATATGATCTTCAAAAAATTCTCGGACAAATATTCGATTTAATTATATATGAATCAAATCAAAAAAACCTTCTATTGGAGCTTAACGTTGATCCTAACGTACCCAAATACATCTGGACTGATATTGTTCGTTTAAAGCAAATTTTGATCAATCTGCTGTCAAATGCAGTCAAATTTACCAATGAAGGATCAATCAAATTAAATGTTTCGGTACTGGATCAAAAATACGACGATCAGTATCTGATTCGTTTTTCGGTTATTGATACCGGAATTGGAATTTTGGAAAAAAATCAGAAGAAAATTTTCAAAGCATTTTCTCAGGAAGATAGTTCAACAACGAGAAAATTTGGAGGAACAGGTTTGGGGCTTACAATTTCAAATCAATTATTAGCGTTAATGGAAAGTCGTTTGCAACTGAAAAGCAAAATCGGCGAAGGAAGTACCTTTTATTTTGATTTGAATTTGAAAACAAGCGAAAATACCGTAAGCGAGAAACTAAAGGCGCTATCAAACGGACACGAGCCCGAATATGCGCTGAGCTACAATTCGAATGTCAAGAAAATTACCATTTTGATAGTTGAAGACAATAAAGTAAATATGCTTCTTTTGAAAACCATTGTCAAGAATCTCAATATGAATTCGATTATTTTTGAATGCGAAAATGGTTATGAAGCTGTAAAACAAATTGAAAATATCAATCCAGATTTGGTTTTCATGGACATTCAAATGCCAATAATGAATGGTTATGAAGCGACAAAAGCCATACGAATTACAGAAATTGGCAAAAATATTCCAATCATTGCTGTAACAGCCGGCGCAGAAAAAGAAGAAAAGAACAAGTGCATCGCTGCTGGAATGAACGATTATATTTCAAAACCTATTATCAGAGGCACTGTAGAAGAAGCGTTACGAAAATGGCTAAAATAATTCAAAACTTAATCGCTCTTATCGCCTCAATATTGGTAAAAAATATATAAATTCGTACTAATAAAAACATAATAAGTTTAAATCTAGCATACTATGAAATGGCAAGGCAGAAGGCAAAGTGATAATGTTGAAGACCGAAGAGGAATATCTGGCGGAAAAGTCGCTATTGGCGGAGGAGTTATCGGAATCATTATTTTGCTATTAAATGTTTTTGGCGGCGAAACTGGTCAAGCTGTAGGATCAGCATTGGAACAAATGCAAGGCGGACAGCAGCAAACAGAAGCAGCAGCACCGTTAAGCAAGGAAGATGAGGAAATGGGAAATTTTGTAAGAACAATGCTTGCATACAATGAAGATACTTGGAACAAAATTTTTGAGGAACATGGAATGACATACAAAAATCCAAAATTAGTCCTTTTTAGAGGTTCTGTTCAAACAGCCTGTGGTGGAGCCTCATCTGCATCGGGTCCCTTTTATTGTCCCGGAGATCAAAAAGTTTATATGGATTTGGGGTTCTTTGAAGAACTTAAAAATAAGTTTGGCGCCAAAGGAGGCGACTTTGCCATTGCATACGTTATTGCGCATGAAATTGGTCATCACGTACAAACCTTGCTTGGCACTTCGGCAAAAATGCGTGAGGCGCAAGAAGGAAAAAGTGAAGTTGAAGCCAATAAACTTTCTGTTGCTTTAGAACTTCAAGCTGACTTTTACGCGGGAGTTTGGGCTCATGATCACCAGCAAGAACTTGAAACTGGGGACATTGACGAGGCATTGAGTGCAGCGAATGCTGTAGGTGATGATGCCATTCAAAGCAAAATGCAGGGACACGTCGTTCCAGATTCCTTTACGCATGGATCGTCTGAACAAAGAATGTACTGGTTTAAAAAAGGTTTTAAAACCGGAGACATTAGGCAAGGCACTACATTTGAAGAAATTCGATAATACGCAAACCAAATATAATAACCGCCCAAAAAAAAGCACAACTTTGCAGTTGTGCTTTTTTAATTTCCAAAAATTAAAAATCCAAATTCCAAATCTCTCAAGTCCATAAATTTGGACTATTGTAAAAGCAAGAATAAAAATCCATAATTAGAACCGTAGCCAGCGGTTTAAACCGCTGGAACGCAACGTTACAAAACGTTGCCACAACGAATATTCGTATCGTCCGTGCGGTTGAAACCGCAGGCTATATTTAAAATTGATTTTGGGTTTTGGAATTTTGGAGTTTGGATTTTGGATTTTAAAACTTGGAATTTCCCTAAAGGTATAAAACAAAAAAAGCCTTGAATTTCTTCAAGGCTTTAAATCTGGGTGGCTGACCGGGTTCGAACCGGCGACCCGCGGCACCACAAACCGCTACTCTAACCAGCTGAGCTACAACCACCATTTTTGCTTAGCGAGTGCAAATATAGAACAAAGGTTGAGTTCTACAAAGAAAAAAATGAAAAATTTTCATAAAAATTAAATCAAATCTTCTAAACTATTGACTGCCAAACACCTTTCAACAGTAAATCCTTCAGCAAAATCTTTCCCAACTAATCTCCCTAAGTCCTGCGCGCGATAATTTAAACTTTCAAAGAAGTTTTTACTCGTAATTGGAGTTGCAGGTTCATTCGAATTTGGATCATAAAATTGGGTTTTATAAGCCATGATCGCTTCTACTTTCTTTTCTTCAAATCCTGTAATGTCAACTACAAAATCTGGAGTAATATTTTTCCACTGAATATAATGATATACCACTTTTGGCCTCCAAGCTTCTTGTGGCTCTCCATCAATTGAAGTTTCGATTTTCATCAAGCCAGAAAGAAAACAAGCATCAGAAACTAATTTACTTCCTTTTCCATGATCAATATGGCGATCGTCGATTGCGTTGCACAATACTATTTCCGGCTTGTACTTGCGAATCATTTTGATGACTTCCAACTGATGTTTTTCATCATTAACAAAAAATCCATCACGCATTGCCAGATTTTCACGAACCAGAACTCCCAAAATCTTTGCGGCATCTTTTGCTTCCTGATCCCTAATTTCTGCTGTACCGCGCGTTCCTAATTCGCCACGAGTCAAATCGACAATACCTACTTTTTTCCCAAGTGATACTTCTTTTAAAATTGTTCCAGCACAACCTAATTCTACGTCGTCTGGATGTGCGCCAAATGCTAATATGTCTAATTTCATTTTTGTTTTTTGTTTGTTTTGTTTGTTTGAGGTTTCAAGTCGCTCATTTGTCAGGCTGAGCGAAGTCGAAGCCCTTTGCGCCCCTCGACTTCGCTCAGGGTGACAACTCATAACTCATAACTCATAACTTTTAACTCATAACTCTCAAGACTCTTTTCATCGTCATTGATTTATTGACGCTTTCTTCCCATTCTTTTTCGGGAACGCTTTCTTTTGTGATACCGCATCCCATATATAAAATCGCTTTATCTTCCTGAATCTGCATGCAACGTAAATTTACAAATAAATCAGAACTTGCATTATTTCCTGCAAAAGAGCTGTTCAATTCGCCTAGAAAACCTGTATAGAAAGTTCTGTCGTAATTTTCTTTTTCTAGAATAAATACTTTCGATTTCTTTTTTGGAAGTCCGCAAACTGCAGGCGTTGGATGTAGCGTATCAATAACCTCTTCTAAAGTTGAGTTATCTTTCAAAACACCCGAAATATCAGTCTTAATATGCCAAATTGATCCTGCTTTTAAACTGTAAGGTTCAGAAACCACAACCGAAGCCGTAAATTCACGAAGCCTTTTCACAATAAAATCCGTCACAAATTGCTGTTCGTCTTTTTCTTTTTGCTGCCAAACAATTTCTACTTCCTGATTATCTTTTTGCGTTCCTGCCAAAGCCATCGTTTCAAAAACATTTCCGTTTGCTTTTAGCAGTTTTTCTGGTGTTGCTCCCATCCAAA comes from Flavobacterium sp. KACC 22761 and encodes:
- a CDS encoding chorismate-binding protein yields the protein MNAFFLKIKNHKEQNLPFVLYSKPNSENYVGILQQNNVLNTVSDYSEKGFVFASFDEKQLILIPENESEIIIAEKEATSFATVEIDDMNFDSEAKFQYEYLVAQGILAIKNDEFKKVVLSRSEEVPLAEFDFIETFQHLVQLYPATFCYCFFHPKIGLWMGATPEKLLKANGNVFETMALAGTQKDNQEVEIVWQQKEKDEQQFVTDFIVKRLREFTASVVVSEPYSLKAGSIWHIKTDISGVLKDNSTLEEVIDTLHPTPAVCGLPKKKSKVFILEKENYDRTFYTGFLGELNSSFAGNNASSDLFVNLRCMQIQEDKAILYMGCGITKESVPEKEWEESVNKSMTMKRVLRVMS
- the bshB1 gene encoding bacillithiol biosynthesis deacetylase BshB1, which produces MKLDILAFGAHPDDVELGCAGTILKEVSLGKKVGIVDLTRGELGTRGTAEIRDQEAKDAAKILGVLVRENLAMRDGFFVNDEKHQLEVIKMIRKYKPEIVLCNAIDDRHIDHGKGSKLVSDACFLSGLMKIETSIDGEPQEAWRPKVVYHYIQWKNITPDFVVDITGFEEKKVEAIMAYKTQFYDPNSNEPATPITSKNFFESLNYRAQDLGRLVGKDFAEGFTVERCLAVNSLEDLI
- a CDS encoding neutral zinc metallopeptidase gives rise to the protein MKWQGRRQSDNVEDRRGISGGKVAIGGGVIGIIILLLNVFGGETGQAVGSALEQMQGGQQQTEAAAPLSKEDEEMGNFVRTMLAYNEDTWNKIFEEHGMTYKNPKLVLFRGSVQTACGGASSASGPFYCPGDQKVYMDLGFFEELKNKFGAKGGDFAIAYVIAHEIGHHVQTLLGTSAKMREAQEGKSEVEANKLSVALELQADFYAGVWAHDHQQELETGDIDEALSAANAVGDDAIQSKMQGHVVPDSFTHGSSEQRMYWFKKGFKTGDIRQGTTFEEIR
- a CDS encoding response regulator, with translation MVENYSFYSTLDSGIAFIGNTLKSIITNWFVFSPEVIFYNNPKLIVLGFSLFAFLGILIYQFFRIKARIGYFIQKKKETETLTKEYQLYILFFGIAVIVIEIINEIFKIRPKSLLIINLIIGFSVLVIYMLTDKIKYFRDRIQNIFIVSFFFYMSYVMRNIINLPDDVLPIITFLISFFFSYSVLKPIKVYWAFVGLAFLYLISTVIFQLIPIRSSVLLINFSIVIFIINQVKYAVLQNNKDNYRFTNEIVHKGNSLTIATNENGELLFCSETITSILGYHPDDVMALEFWKVTEDSEFNKDNYYKNYIDNKLYIRKLKSKNGEYKYIQWKDKKFSKDLIISIGQDVTEQIIVQDQYKNLIQTATDIIFEISINGHFTFLNEFGYSILGYTENEVIMQHYSNFIHEDYIRNAVDFYENLEKNELNYPTIEIPILKKNGEELWISQKVIVRKNDLGTTVGFAGIARDITELKNVENEKKRRLEKIESYNNSTKKLSTTNFTDYDNMQTVIDYVIKEAALVSNANRVSFWRFSNDVITCKNLFSRDDQTLSDKNILDKESYPIYFETLKNKAIINAPDVFDKLETSEFQEGYFTKNKIKSMLDVPIFLNGQLAGVACFESTGEKREWDNEDINYAKTISDVISLAISSQMRLKAEKKLELKTDLLSAMALCTEKFLSSKGPQKMFQETYDIIGKASKADHIFYYEKDFETNTISQQYKWSREGVVHQITELQRFTDENLKEIIFHSQSKRVLSMLTKNLEETFFKKLLVANDIKSILILPIFSNDVFSGFIGFDDCTKERRWTDDEIYIYQTLANNISAALDRHRNQAKIKESEDAIKAKELAEAANKSKSDFLANMSHEIRTPLNGIIGFTHLLMKTNLEEIQEKYMTTINQSAHSLLEIINDILDFSKIEAGKLELYIDLYDLQKILGQIFDLIIYESNQKNLLLELNVDPNVPKYIWTDIVRLKQILINLLSNAVKFTNEGSIKLNVSVLDQKYDDQYLIRFSVIDTGIGILEKNQKKIFKAFSQEDSSTTRKFGGTGLGLTISNQLLALMESRLQLKSKIGEGSTFYFDLNLKTSENTVSEKLKALSNGHEPEYALSYNSNVKKITILIVEDNKVNMLLLKTIVKNLNMNSIIFECENGYEAVKQIENINPDLVFMDIQMPIMNGYEATKAIRITEIGKNIPIIAVTAGAEKEEKNKCIAAGMNDYISKPIIRGTVEEALRKWLK